A genomic stretch from Halalkalibacillus sediminis includes:
- a CDS encoding M20/M25/M40 family metallo-hydrolase: MKWQTKAELVRLLDQLVSFKSVTGSEDEIAIVDYIYQLLQERDYFNEHPDHLRRRPIEDGRQFLTALVKKPEVKQTIILVSHIDVVDVDDYGSLKPSAFRVKELTEEFVKDFSNLPEEIKRDLKTGEWLFGRGTMDMKAGTALQLSMLEKAMNGEWDGNILQLVVPDEEANSIGMIEAVEELKKIQAEYDLDYKLCLNCEPMFRQYPGDEQTYFYTGSLGKLLPGFFCYGKETHVGEPFHGLNANLITSYLNEHLELNELFIEEVENQITPPPVSLMNRDLKDQYSVQTPLTAVSMYNVFYMEQTIDDIRKKLFDVMNKTKSHVEQHMREKASIFYKDEYQLDESTYTISVMDYDMLYEAAVERHGAEEVQRRQRLLIHDRSGGDRDFSTVLTQDLAYLCKDLAPMIVLFFSPPFYPAVTSQHHSMIKNILNDVSDYTEKEHERSPEVLSYFSGLSDLSFVGESNQTSDQIQSLTENMPLEKAGLANMVIKGDRLIVPTLNIGPYGKDAHQWTERLEINYSFEQLPKILERTIKTTFKE, from the coding sequence GAGAGAGATTATTTCAATGAACACCCTGACCATCTAAGAAGGAGGCCCATTGAAGATGGGAGACAATTTCTTACAGCATTAGTTAAAAAACCTGAAGTTAAGCAAACAATTATTCTTGTTAGTCATATAGATGTTGTGGATGTTGACGATTATGGATCTTTAAAACCGTCTGCATTTCGTGTAAAAGAACTTACTGAGGAGTTTGTTAAGGACTTTTCTAATTTACCAGAAGAGATCAAGAGAGATTTGAAAACAGGCGAGTGGTTGTTCGGAAGAGGCACCATGGACATGAAAGCAGGTACCGCGCTCCAACTATCAATGCTTGAAAAAGCGATGAATGGTGAGTGGGATGGGAATATTCTTCAGTTGGTCGTTCCTGATGAAGAAGCTAATTCCATAGGGATGATCGAAGCTGTGGAAGAATTAAAGAAGATTCAAGCTGAATACGATTTAGATTATAAACTCTGTTTGAACTGTGAACCAATGTTCCGTCAATATCCAGGTGATGAGCAAACTTATTTTTACACGGGGTCTCTTGGTAAATTACTACCTGGTTTCTTTTGCTATGGAAAAGAGACTCACGTAGGTGAGCCTTTCCACGGATTGAACGCTAATTTAATAACAAGTTATTTAAATGAGCATTTAGAATTAAATGAATTGTTCATAGAAGAAGTAGAGAATCAAATAACGCCTCCTCCGGTCAGCTTGATGAATCGTGATTTGAAAGATCAGTATTCTGTCCAAACTCCTTTAACTGCCGTTTCTATGTACAACGTCTTTTATATGGAACAAACGATCGACGACATTCGAAAAAAGCTTTTTGACGTTATGAATAAAACGAAGTCACATGTAGAACAACATATGAGAGAGAAAGCTTCTATCTTTTATAAAGACGAATATCAGTTAGATGAATCTACTTATACTATTTCTGTAATGGATTATGACATGTTATACGAAGCGGCTGTAGAAAGACACGGGGCCGAAGAGGTACAACGAAGACAAAGGTTGCTTATACACGATCGTAGTGGGGGAGATCGCGATTTCTCAACCGTTTTGACTCAAGATTTGGCTTATCTTTGTAAAGACCTTGCTCCGATGATTGTTCTATTTTTCAGCCCACCGTTTTATCCTGCTGTTACTAGTCAACATCATAGTATGATAAAAAATATTTTGAATGATGTTTCGGACTATACGGAAAAAGAGCATGAACGTTCACCTGAGGTTTTGTCTTATTTTTCAGGCCTATCAGATTTGAGTTTTGTTGGAGAAAGTAATCAAACATCTGACCAAATCCAATCGCTTACTGAAAATATGCCCTTAGAAAAAGCTGGGCTCGCCAATATGGTTATAAAGGGAGACCGTTTAATAGTACCTACGTTGAATATCGGCCCTTATGGTAAAGATGCACACCAGTGGACTGAACGCTTAGAAATCAACTACAGTTTCGAACAATTGCCAAAAATTCTAGAAAGAACGATCAAAACTACTTTTAAGGAGTAA